A stretch of Saccharothrix texasensis DNA encodes these proteins:
- a CDS encoding SDR family oxidoreductase: protein MSAPLPQERAGAPLRAVVTGSDSGIGRAVAVALAGGGVDVGITFHTDADGAEATAREVREQGVRAAVRQLDLTDLPAAATAVDDLAAELGGLDVLVNCAGTGTAQKALDMDFDTWRGVLSVDLDGAFLCAQRAARHMIEAGRGGRIINITSVHEHQPRVGAAPYCAAKAGLGALTKVLALELAEHAITVNSVAPGEISTPMTGQQDVDPRTQPRPGVPLGRPGHAGEVAAVVAFLATPAAGYVTGASFVVDGGMTLMGPQASQLLPDRSWLDL from the coding sequence ATGAGCGCACCACTTCCCCAGGAGCGGGCGGGCGCGCCGCTGCGCGCGGTCGTGACCGGGTCCGACTCCGGCATCGGCAGGGCCGTCGCGGTGGCGTTGGCGGGTGGCGGCGTGGACGTCGGCATCACGTTCCACACCGACGCCGACGGCGCGGAGGCCACCGCTCGCGAGGTCCGGGAGCAGGGCGTCCGAGCGGCCGTGCGGCAGCTCGACCTGACCGACCTGCCCGCCGCCGCGACCGCGGTCGACGACCTCGCCGCCGAACTGGGCGGCCTCGACGTGCTGGTCAACTGCGCCGGCACGGGCACCGCGCAGAAGGCCCTGGACATGGACTTCGACACCTGGCGGGGCGTGCTGTCGGTGGACCTCGACGGCGCGTTCCTGTGCGCGCAGCGCGCCGCGAGGCACATGATCGAAGCTGGTCGGGGCGGTCGGATCATCAACATCACGTCGGTCCACGAGCACCAGCCGAGGGTGGGCGCGGCGCCGTACTGCGCGGCCAAGGCGGGGCTCGGCGCGTTGACGAAGGTGTTGGCGCTGGAGCTGGCCGAGCACGCGATCACGGTGAACTCGGTCGCGCCCGGTGAGATCTCCACGCCGATGACGGGCCAGCAGGACGTGGACCCGCGCACCCAGCCGCGACCGGGCGTGCCGTTGGGACGTCCGGGTCACGCGGGCGAGGTGGCCGCCGTCGTCGCCTTCCTGGCCACGCCGGCGGCGGGCTACGTGACCGGCGCGTCGTTCGTCGTGGACGGCGGCATGACGCTCATGGGCCCGCAGGCGAGCCAGCTCCTGCCCGACCGCTCGTGGCTCGACCTCTGA
- a CDS encoding zinc-dependent alcohol dehydrogenase, whose product MKAVTWHGKRDVRVDTVPDPILKEPTDVIVRITSTGLCGSDLHLYEVMGPFIDEGDILGHEPMGVVEEVGAEVTAVAPGDRVVVPFNISCGSCFMCDRGLQSQCETTQVREQGSGAALFGYTKLYGQVPGGQAEYLRVPFGNTLPIKVPDGPPDDRFVYLSDVLPTAWQAVEYAGTRDSLVVLGLGPIGDMATRIAQHRGVETVIGVDLVPERMARARGHGVTVLNVRDNHLVDHIRELTGGRGPEAVIDAVGMEAHGAPVAKLAHQAVGLLPDAIAAPFMRTAGVDRLHALRLAIDIVRRGGTISVSGVYGGMADPMPMLTLFDKQVQLRMGQANVWRWVPEILPLLTDDDPLGVDSFATHHLPLDQAPHAYEIFQRKQDSAVKVLLRP is encoded by the coding sequence ATGAAGGCCGTCACCTGGCACGGCAAGCGGGACGTGCGCGTGGACACCGTGCCGGATCCGATCCTGAAGGAGCCGACCGACGTCATCGTCCGCATCACGTCCACCGGCCTGTGCGGTTCCGACCTGCACCTGTACGAGGTGATGGGCCCGTTCATCGACGAGGGCGACATCCTCGGGCACGAGCCGATGGGCGTGGTCGAGGAGGTCGGCGCGGAGGTCACCGCGGTCGCCCCGGGCGACCGGGTCGTGGTGCCGTTCAACATCTCCTGCGGCTCGTGCTTCATGTGCGACCGCGGCCTGCAGTCGCAGTGCGAGACGACCCAGGTGCGCGAGCAGGGGTCGGGCGCGGCGCTGTTCGGCTACACCAAGCTGTACGGGCAGGTGCCCGGCGGGCAGGCCGAGTACCTGCGGGTGCCGTTCGGCAACACGCTGCCGATCAAGGTGCCGGACGGCCCGCCGGACGACCGGTTCGTCTACCTGTCCGACGTGCTGCCCACGGCGTGGCAGGCGGTGGAGTACGCGGGCACGCGGGACAGCCTGGTCGTGCTCGGGCTCGGCCCGATCGGCGACATGGCGACCCGGATCGCGCAGCACCGCGGCGTCGAGACGGTCATCGGCGTCGACCTCGTGCCGGAGCGCATGGCGCGGGCGCGCGGGCACGGCGTGACCGTGCTGAACGTGCGCGACAACCACCTGGTCGACCACATCCGGGAGCTCACCGGCGGGCGCGGCCCGGAGGCCGTGATCGACGCCGTGGGCATGGAGGCGCACGGCGCCCCGGTCGCGAAGCTCGCCCACCAGGCCGTCGGCCTGCTGCCGGACGCCATCGCGGCCCCGTTCATGCGGACGGCGGGCGTGGACCGGCTGCACGCGCTGCGACTGGCCATCGACATCGTGCGGCGCGGCGGCACCATCTCGGTGTCCGGTGTGTACGGCGGGATGGCGGACCCGATGCCGATGCTGACCCTGTTCGACAAGCAGGTGCAGCTGCGCATGGGCCAGGCCAACGTGTGGCGCTGGGTGCCGGAGATCCTGCCGCTGCTCACCGACGACGACCCGCTCGGCGTCGACTCCTTCGCCACCCACCACCTGCCGCTCGACCAGGCACCGCACGCCTACGAGATCTTCCAGCGCAAGCAGGACAGCGCCGTCAAGGTGCTGCTGCGCCCCTGA